A portion of the Nitrospira sp. genome contains these proteins:
- a CDS encoding DUF3365 domain-containing protein, with the protein MNSRTVRRFMVLLLLIVLPPPAWSVERAEAEETARLLAKLLESGRAVIERHQSLIDDPHKGDKGLTPEFFEAELVREFRAKSGIDLTALSTAPVSIVIPPLAKELLPALVQASRDVVRDAQVVINQRGIGYKNFIPATWGSQASARFSKSSHVRLKQTALDARNPKNEPDEYEASVLKWLAGRPRAEAYVSELTEEGRTLRVVMPIYYAKDCLSCHGEPKGDLDISGYPKDGHKEGDLAGAITVTASLGRR; encoded by the coding sequence ATGAACAGTCGCACGGTGAGGAGGTTCATGGTTCTGCTGCTGTTGATCGTCCTGCCGCCGCCGGCCTGGTCGGTCGAGCGAGCCGAGGCGGAGGAAACGGCGCGGCTCCTGGCGAAACTGCTGGAATCCGGGCGTGCGGTGATCGAACGGCATCAATCTCTGATCGACGATCCGCACAAGGGAGACAAGGGGCTGACGCCGGAATTCTTTGAAGCTGAGTTGGTCCGGGAGTTTCGGGCCAAATCGGGCATCGATCTGACCGCGTTGTCGACGGCGCCGGTGTCCATCGTCATTCCTCCGCTCGCCAAGGAACTGCTGCCTGCCCTGGTGCAGGCCAGCCGCGACGTGGTGCGGGATGCGCAGGTCGTGATCAATCAACGGGGGATCGGATACAAAAATTTCATTCCGGCGACGTGGGGAAGTCAGGCCTCGGCGAGATTTTCCAAATCATCGCACGTTCGACTCAAGCAGACTGCGCTCGATGCGCGCAATCCAAAAAATGAACCGGACGAGTATGAGGCCTCTGTGCTGAAATGGCTGGCCGGCAGGCCGCGTGCGGAAGCCTATGTCAGTGAGTTGACTGAAGAGGGACGGACCCTGCGCGTGGTGATGCCGATTTACTATGCCAAAGACTGCCTGTCCTGCCATGGGGAGCCGAAGGGCGATCTCGATATCTCCGGTTATCCCAAGGACGGACATAAGGAGGGCGATCTTGCCGGAGCCATCACGGTCACGGCGTCGCTGGGCCGCCGGTAA
- a CDS encoding cupin domain-containing protein, translating to MKVIALSDIQQFSPEKMKKNNLFQTSRFFCDVYCFEPGQEQKGHIHGEQDKVYIVLEGEGTFQVGSEKQVLKPGQGTMAAAGEEHGVKNHTGQRLRVLVFVAPNP from the coding sequence ATGAAAGTCATCGCCCTCTCGGATATCCAGCAGTTCAGCCCGGAGAAAATGAAGAAGAACAATTTATTCCAAACGTCCCGTTTTTTTTGCGACGTCTATTGTTTTGAACCGGGGCAGGAACAGAAGGGGCACATCCACGGCGAACAGGACAAGGTCTACATCGTGCTCGAGGGCGAGGGCACGTTTCAAGTCGGTTCGGAAAAGCAGGTGTTGAAACCGGGACAGGGCACGATGGCCGCCGCGGGGGAAGAACATGGCGTGAAGAACCATACCGGCCAACGCCTGAGAGTGCTCGTCTTCGTCGCGCCGAACCCCTGA
- a CDS encoding CoB--CoM heterodisulfide reductase iron-sulfur subunit B family protein, whose protein sequence is MPLKFALYPGCAAKGATPELYQSTMAIVGRLGIEVVELAASSCCGAGVIGEADPDLALALNARTFAQAERMGLDVMTICGTCQGVMSAANRRLKNEPATLERVNKILAQDGITYGGGVQVKHLLWIAVRDLGLTRVTQAVSAPFHDFRIAPFYGCYMLRPSWELGFDDPENPSSLEKIIRAVGGEPVAYAGRTKCCGFPIILEKEAIAVAMAGTNMKDARDHGADFMVTPCPLCHMSLDIYQERAGRAVKTALNLPILHLPQLLGLAMGIAAQDLGLSRHLISVDRIVTGLESRHTEHSPRRSEPTT, encoded by the coding sequence ATGCCGCTGAAATTTGCCCTCTATCCCGGTTGCGCCGCCAAGGGCGCCACACCTGAACTCTATCAATCCACCATGGCCATTGTCGGCCGCCTTGGCATCGAGGTCGTCGAACTGGCCGCTTCCTCCTGCTGTGGCGCCGGGGTGATCGGGGAGGCGGACCCGGATCTCGCCCTCGCCCTCAACGCCCGCACCTTCGCCCAGGCCGAACGCATGGGGCTCGACGTCATGACCATCTGCGGCACCTGCCAGGGAGTGATGAGCGCGGCCAATCGACGCCTGAAAAACGAACCGGCAACCCTTGAGCGGGTGAATAAGATTCTGGCACAGGACGGCATCACCTACGGCGGCGGCGTCCAGGTCAAGCATCTCCTTTGGATTGCCGTGCGCGATCTCGGACTGACTCGCGTGACTCAGGCGGTGAGTGCGCCGTTTCATGACTTTCGCATCGCGCCGTTTTACGGCTGCTATATGCTGCGCCCTTCATGGGAATTGGGCTTCGATGATCCCGAAAACCCCAGCTCGCTGGAAAAAATCATTCGCGCCGTCGGGGGTGAACCGGTGGCTTACGCAGGCCGCACCAAATGTTGCGGGTTCCCCATCATTTTGGAAAAGGAAGCCATCGCAGTCGCCATGGCCGGCACCAATATGAAAGATGCGCGTGACCACGGCGCGGACTTTATGGTCACACCCTGCCCGCTGTGCCATATGAGTCTCGACATTTACCAGGAACGGGCGGGGCGGGCGGTCAAGACCGCGCTCAACCTACCGATTCTCCATCTCCCGCAACTGCTGGGCCTGGCCATGGGAATTGCCGCTCAGGACCTGGGGCTTTCGCGCCACCTGATTTCAGTCGATCGCATCGTGACTGGCCTAGAGTCACGTCACACAGAACATTCACCCAGACGCTCGGAGCCTACGACATGA
- a CDS encoding HDOD domain-containing protein encodes MSGELPQTTPPVPTDPLEQLLIERIRKGAIELPLLPQVASRILAMVYDPDAEAAKLAALIHQDQALAAHVIRIANSPAYMTRNPVVSLQHAVSMLGMNLMSELAFSASIKGSAFKVPGWDDEVKGLWHYSLASGAYAKEIARMRRFNVESAYLCGLLHGIGRPVVLQTLVALSKEQGTTLSKESLHQLLDGYYIQVGLLVADEWGLPPPVVESIGFHVDYHYAKTAKQECMTTCLAGRMAKHFLDPDTMDEATLREHAVFADLNLYPKDIDALLAHKDKVQAVVEAMPL; translated from the coding sequence ATGAGCGGTGAACTTCCTCAAACGACTCCCCCCGTTCCTACCGATCCCTTGGAACAACTCCTGATTGAGCGCATTCGCAAAGGTGCGATCGAACTGCCGCTGTTGCCGCAGGTCGCTTCTCGCATTCTGGCGATGGTCTACGATCCCGACGCGGAGGCGGCCAAACTCGCCGCCTTGATTCACCAGGATCAAGCCCTGGCTGCCCATGTGATCCGTATCGCCAACTCCCCGGCCTATATGACGCGCAATCCGGTCGTCTCGCTTCAGCATGCCGTGTCCATGCTGGGCATGAACCTGATGTCCGAGCTCGCCTTTTCCGCATCCATCAAAGGCAGCGCCTTCAAAGTGCCGGGATGGGATGATGAAGTCAAGGGGCTCTGGCACTATTCGCTGGCCAGCGGCGCCTATGCCAAAGAAATTGCGCGCATGCGGCGGTTCAACGTCGAAAGCGCCTACCTGTGCGGCCTCCTGCATGGGATCGGTCGTCCCGTGGTCTTGCAGACCCTGGTCGCCCTCTCGAAAGAGCAAGGCACGACTCTCAGCAAGGAATCGCTCCATCAACTCTTGGACGGCTACTACATCCAAGTGGGGCTTCTGGTCGCGGACGAATGGGGATTGCCACCGCCGGTGGTGGAATCCATCGGGTTTCACGTGGACTATCACTACGCCAAAACCGCAAAGCAGGAATGCATGACCACCTGCCTCGCCGGACGAATGGCGAAACATTTCCTCGATCCGGACACTATGGATGAAGCGACCCTGCGCGAGCATGCGGTCTTTGCCGATCTGAACCTGTACCCCAAAGATATCGATGCGCTCTTGGCCCACAAGGACAAGGTCCAAGCCGTCGTGGAGGCGATGCCGCTGTGA